GCTTCCCTATCCTTTTCGACACGTCGAAAGTCGAAAAGAGAAACATTTTTACGGGCACTTACATGCCATCCACTCATTTCAATGGTGGATATCGTGTTTGTTCATACCTCGATCCTTCGGAAAGCAAACACGAAATCCTCAAGGGATTCTTTTTATCATTACTGGGGAGGTTGCACAAGCAAATTATACCCACATTCCGGAGCTCGGTTTCGAGGCTTTTCACTGACCTCGAGACCGAGCTATCTGATAAAGGGCAAGCAAATTTCAATACCATTAGTGATAAGATGTCATTCGATCTCTTGTTCCGCTTGTTTGCGAATACGAGCTCGTACGATACTAGTGTTTCGGGAGATGGTAACACAAATCTTGATAAGTGGCTGTTTTTCCAGCTTGCACCTTTGGTGCCATTAAACTTGAAATTTTTGCCAAAGTTCATGGAGGATTTCCTGCTCCACACATTCCCTTTGCCTTCTTTCCTTGTGAAATCGGGGTACGAAAAAGTTCGACAGGCCTTCAATAAGGCGGCCAAGGAGTTACTCGATGAGGCGGAGAAAGACGGGATCAGCAGGGAGGAGGCTTCTCATAACTTACTTTTTCTCACAGGGTTCAATGCATATGGTGGCACCAAGATTTTGTTCCCAGCGTTGCTAAAATACGTCGGGACCGGTGGATCGGATTTACACAAGCGGCTTGCTGATGAGATCCGGGGCGTCGTAAAGGATGAAGGTGGGATAACCTTAGCGGGGATAAACAAGATGAGCTTGGCGAAATCGGTGGTATGGGAGGCTTTGAGGATCGAGCCTCCTGTCACATCTCAATATGGTAAGGCTAAAGAGGACATAACGATCACGAGTCACGACGCATCGTATATCGTAAAAAAAGGTGAAATTATTTTCGGGTATCAACCCATTGCGACCAAGGACCCCAAGATATTCGTGAACCCTGAAGAGTTCGTAGCTGATAGGTTCGTCGGAGACGGGGAGAAGTTGATCAAGTACGTTTATTGGTCGAACGGGAGAGAAACCGATGACCCAACGTCTAGCGACAAGCAATGCCCGGGTAAGGACATGGTGGTGTTGTTCTCAAGATTGATGCTTGTTGAGTTTTTCCTAAGATATGATACGTTTAAGATCGAAGTCGGGAAGCTCCTTCTAGGGTCATCTGTCACCTTCAAATCCTTGACAAAAGCCGCTTAATCTGTCATATATATAAGTTTAAATTTGTTTGCCATGTTTTATTTGAGTGCTTGCTTGTTTGTACGATGTGGAAGAAAATAAGAAGCTGGAGATATAATATATTCTGCTTTTGTCCGACCAAAACAATTCTGTCTTTCCAGTCAGCAATTTTCCGACATCATTTATGTAATGATAATATCTTGAATTAatcaaaacttgaaaaaatattttctaaggTGCTTGCAATGTTCTTAtcatttatttgaatttcaaaacTATTTTTGTCAACCTTTTCAAACAtacacttgttttttttttttttttttttttttttagtaagtCCTCAGCCGGAGTCTCTTCAAAATTAGACTTAGGCTCCAACCGGCTGGTCTCCAATAACTTCTCCTATGAGAGAAATCACCTCCTCAATAGTTTCTTCGGTCTGCACCACAACCGGGACTTCTAGCAATTGCAACTTCTTCCGCATAAGCTTCACAATCATGGAGATAGCTAACGCATCCATCCCCAATTGTTGGATAATGGCATGGTCAGCCCGACAGTCCAGCTGAGAGagtcaaatttatatttatttctagGATACCCTACCTTTTCTGGTCAGGGAAATCTCCAAAGTGTTGTAAGTGTCCAGAATGCCAAAGGTCCCTACCTGGCCAGACACCTTTTCCATCCGGGCAGTTTTATTCAACCATGTCTTGTCCAGCTAAGAATATGAGCTCGGGCTTGTGTGAGTTCACAGCGGTCTCATATGCTTTTCGGGTTGCTGCATGCCTGGGTTATTTAAATAGGTTACTTTTTCTTTACCCGAGTTGGCTTCCGCCTGGTTTCCTGGACCAACTTTGGATTGGTCCTACTTTGATCCTCCCTTCGAGTCTGAGTTCAAAGATTACCTGAACCTTTTTCAGGGAATCATCCGGAAATTAGGTAAGTCAACTTATATTCATCATTCTAATCGTTTCTCACGTTGATGGAGTTCAACTCATCTTCCTCAGTCCTCACTAACATGATCCCACACCAATAATAATACACTATACTCCATGAGCAAGGTCAAACACTTCAGCTCTAGGTCGGGCCCCGAGTTCGGTTTGGGCTAACTCGAGCTCAGGCACCTCAGCCTTTACCTTGGTCCAGGCCCACCTCTAGCTCGATCTTTTACCTCAGCCCGGCTTCCAGctcaaaaaaaaatccaactcAAATAATGTCTTTCAATGGATTAGTCACCCCGCGGAGGTTATCAAcgactaaaaaaaataaaaataaaaccacaTTTTGGACGGAAATTGAAATTGAACTATTTATCCGATTTTTTCCATTGGATGCTTTCCTGTACAGATACTGCTACAGTACACGTATCAACGAGCTACTGCACAGTACATAAGAGCTGTCCCCAAATTATTGCTGGCCACGTGGCGAAGCTCCTCGAAGACCTTGTCGTTTTCCACACGTTGACTCTGCCACGAACCCCGAGACGGCGTCGTATTGCACGAAATCCCATCTTTCCCTCGGGTAGCATTATCTTTTCCCAAAAATCCACACAAAGTATAGTTTATCCACGTTGACTGATTGTTGTTATATAGAAGCAATAAACTATACTTTGGAGTTCACACTAAAAATGGTGGGTGGGAAGATGAGTTACATGGCAATGAAGACCGATTACGAGGCGGAGAATGCGCTGATCAGCTCTGACCTGAGGGAGCTCGGGAATTCTTTGCAGCAGCTGGCGAATCACGCGTTTCTGGGTGGTGGCCTTGGGTTCGGGACGTCGTTCCTCAAATGGGTTGCTTTCTGTGCTGCCGTGTAAGTTTTTTACTCTATTTGTTGCTCAGATTATTAATATGGGCAAATGGATGTGCTTGTGAAAATCTAACGACGGATTGATTCGCCACGTGGTTGATCTTGCTTCGGATTCGTATTTGAGAATGTTTTTGTATCTGCAGTTACTTGTTGATCTTGGATCGAACAAACTGGAAGACCAACATCCTTACATCCCTTCTAATCCCTTACATTTTCTTCAGTCTTCCGAATTGGTTGTTCCACTTGCTAAGGTAATTAAAATCAACCCTTTCACAAGAAACACATTTTTACCAATAACTTGCTTTTCCAAATGACATGCatatggataaaaaaaaaaatacagggGTGAAGTTGGAAAATGGATTGCTTTTATTGCTGTCATCCTACGCCTGTTCTTTCCTAGACGTTTTCCAGGTTCCTAACCCATAATACGTGCTAGACCAGTACCAATGATTCAtacttgttttttttatgtgCCTCTGTCTCACACAATTTGTGAATGCAGATTGGCTGGAACTGCCGGCAGCATTGATCCTTATCATCGTGGTGGCTCCGAGCTTATTTGCTGATGATATCAGGGGACACTGGGTTGGACTGGTTATCTGCCTCGTCATCGGATGTTACTTGCTGCAGGAACACATTCAAGCATCCGGTGGGTTCAGGAATTCCTTCACAAGGAGCAATGGCATCTCAAACTCTATCGGGATACTCCTACTCTTCGTGTATCCTGTTTGGGCCCTTGTTCTTTGGTTTCTCTAGATGAAATATCAGCGACCAAATTGAAGAAAAACTATTGTCGATccatttgtttttgtttgacAATCCCTTTGCGAATGTGGGTGAATAAATGTCAGCATGTTCTCTGCTGTTTGTATCTGACCGATCGACCTTATTGAGATTCtaattttcttgtgttttaCCTTTAACATGCATGGTCGAGTCCCAGTTTCCACTAGGAATGAGCAAATGTCAAACCAACCATTTGATTTAATTTCGGGTTTGGTTCCATCTTTGCTCTCCGACGAACTTTTCTTGAAGTCGCTTCAGCCTTTGGACAGATTATACTGGGAGAAGTGAGACCATCTTTATGTATTTAGGTGTACGTTATTAAATTActtatctttaaaattattttatagtaCCTTATTAAGctatttacgataaaaatatatatcatttaagaattattatataataagaaTTAATGTTTTGATAAGTTAATAATTTCCATAATAAAATTGTATCATTTCTATATTTTCGACCAAAAAAAGTATGAATCCATTTCAATATGTCAAGTCTTCCTAATTTGGTCCCAAACCAAATTTAACTCGAGCCCAATTTTGTCAGGCAGGAGAAAAAACATGCTTgacaaatgaaaataaatagaaaCCATAGTAGAACTCAATCTTATATGTGCcaaatttatcataaataagTTATAAGGTATGAGCTCAGCCTATTGGTTTGTAAGAAACTCATTCTTGCTTAATAATTACCAAATGAAAAGGTTACATTTTAATAGTAGATTttcatgagacggtctcacggatctacatttcaaatttgtctgtatttatcataataagtaatattttttgtataaaaataatattttttcatggatgatttaataAAAGAtctatttcacaaaattaactcgtgagaccgtctcacaaaagttctTGTGagattttaatttgattaaaagcAACATATTATTTTCCATAGTTTATAATTCATCTAAAATTTATGATGATATAAACGTAACAATGTGATTACCAACTTTCGTCAACGACCAGCAACAAGGTCACCAAAGCCCAAAGCTCTTTGCCTCTTAGCATCAATTATAGTCTTGTATCCACCGTTCAAAAAAGATTTGTATAAATTACATTTCACACACGACGACACCACTAGAGATGTCAATGTATCCGGGTTTTACCCAGACCTATAATTGACGGGACGGGTCAGGACATACCAAATGGGTCATGGGACGGGTCTCAGGTCCAATTTTCAGACCCGTCTGGATATGAGGTATGTCATGAGTCCTATAATACCCGCTTCATACCCGTCTCAAATATGTACATATAAATACTCTagggttttagttttattaatgTCTATGGgatgtcaatattttttttggagagctaataacttttttttatgtaattcgtTATGTCATGAAGatactttgtttgttattattaagtgtggtcgaagacatgaattaattttctattatgttgtatttaaaagcttgtttattttataattcagtcatgtaagaagaaaattaatgttttcatttaaaaaaaattcaggtcTCATGGGTCTCACGAGTTTTGGATTGGACGGATAATGGGTCAAAGTTTTCTTCATAGAGCAGGTCTTGGATCTAGCCATACCCGTCCCATTGAAATCTCTATACACCACCCGAAAAATCTTTAAACGTGCCCCTCTCCATTTAACGCTCCCCCATCTGAAATCTTCAGAAGTCGTCATTGATAGCCAACCGTCCactatattttttcatgtttaaatttaataaaatgacatttaataaggaaaattagatgaaatattattttcagtCATTGAATATGAAGAACGTTTTGAACACTTCTTTTAATTTCTTCAACTTGTTTGAAATTTTTCTAAGAATTCCAAACCTCACAATTAATGGTGTTGTGTAACTTTTGGTGTGTATAATTAGGGACCTCAAACATcactatttatagaaaaattgtaTCATTGAGTAAGTTTAAAGTCAAATTGTGTCTTATTATGATGAgatattttgaatttcaaaatatgATACCTTATcacgataaaataataaatatataattttgctcatataaatatttacaaatctatgacaagtatataatataaagtTTGTGcataattaaatcttttaattatcATCATATGGATCATTTAATAGGatgatatttgatattattaataaaCCCTTTCAATATTCTCTCACTTGTCTCATATGCATCTTATCATTACTAAATGAGtaaacaaaatacatgaattatGGTGATAAGTCCCCTAAACGTGAGTAttgtcttccatgtatcacaaTGTATCATGTTTCTCGAACTGAAATAACTTAAAGAATAATCATTTCATTTATCCAGATCCAACTTTATTAACATTTCTCAAATCAATAAATGtgtaattgaataaaaatatgataaaatatcataacaaaGTTTCATTAGAAAACTGAATTTGTTCTTATAACAAAAATTACATACAGAAACCAAGTCTCATACTTTAAACATGATCCTTAAATTTATGTGGTGACATCCATTTAGTCAAAGGATCAACAATCATCAATTTAATGTTAATGTGTTCGATAATCACTGTCTTATCTTTAACATGTTCTCTTATGGCTAAAtcttaatgtcgatgtgcttgtTTTGACTTCCACTTTTGTTATTCTTAGCCATAAAAACAACAGCTGAATTGTCACAGAATATCGTCGATGACCTAGAAATAGAATCAATGATTCTAAGCCTCGAAATGAATATCTTCAACCAAACACCATGTGAGGTAGCCTCAAAATAAGATACGAAATCAACCTCCATAGTGGAAGTTTTGCGCTTCTCCAAGATACAACTCCAATAGCtagcaaaaaaaatataacctagagtggattttcttgaatcaatgcagTCAGCGTTGTTTGAAACATAGTAGCCAATcacttccaaattctcagttaGTCTGAACATAAACATGTAGTCTTTGGTCCTTTGAAGGTAACTCATCACTTTATTTGCGGTTTCCAGTGGTCTATACATTAATTAATCTCATATATCCCTAACATTCCAACTATATATGCAATGTTAGGTCTAATGCAAACCTAAGCATAGATCAAGCTTCCAGCAACATAAGCATAAAGAAAGTTCTTCATTTATTCTTTTTCAAAGTCATTCTTTGCACATTGATCCAAATTAAATATGTCGTCCTTCACAAAAGGAGCCACACTTTGTTAACATCCTTCATCCACAATCTATCtaaactttgttgatataggtcTCTTCAGACATTCTTAAGATCCCTCGAAATCTATCTTTATGTACTTTAATgtcaatgacataagatgcatcacgcatatccttcatatcaaatttttagATAAGAATTGTTTAACCTCATATAGAATCACTGGTTGCAAGCAATATGACATCCACATATAGGATAAGGAAACAAATATTACTCTCATCgaccttctggtatatacattgatccatgatATTATCTacaaaatcaaatgaaatataacatcatgaaattttagaTATCACTGATGGGAGGTTTGTTTCAattcatatatagatttcttatgCTTGCACCAATTGCTTAAAATCACTAGAGGAAAATCATTTTGATATTTCGTATAAATCTCTTCCTCTAGATCACCGTTGATAAATGATGTTTTCATCTTCGTTTGTTATAACTCGAggtcaaaatgtgcaactaatgcCATAATTATTAAAAGAGAAGCTTTATTAAAAACAGGAGAAAATGTCTCCTTATAGTTGATTCCTTCCCTTTGAATTAATCTCTTAACAACGAGTCTTACTTTATATCTTCCGATGTTGTCCAATGATTCTTTTTGTTTTGAATACCTACTTATATCTAATGGTCTTCGCAACAttaggcaactgaacaagatctcAGAATCGATTTGATGACATCGAATTAATTTATTCCTTCATtacatgataccataattttcgATTCACTACAACTTATGGATTGTGAAAAAGTTTCAGGGTCATTTCCGGCTTCTAGGTATCGTTGTTTTCTTATTCTAGCATATCTTCTTAGGTTGTTATATTGGGAAGATTCTTGAACAATTGTTTGGTAAACATTTGTTCCTTGTTCTTTGTTAAAAGTTTGATCGACTAGATTTTCATTAGCATATTGTGGATCTTGATCAATTGGTTGTTTATCACCTGTTGGGGTTTGAGAGGTGCGAAAGACGACCAATGGATCACTTGAACTAGAGGGTTGATCATTAATGTGATATTCTTCAAGAATTACATCTTATAGATTATCACTCTCATTAATCAAGTCATCCTCAATAAATTTCGCATTTATTGATTCAAAAGTTCTAGTGTTATAATATAGACAATAGAATCTGTGCATCTTGGATTTTTCTGCATACCCAATGAATATCCATTTATCgttcttgggtccagttttTTCTCTTGTGGGTTATAAACTGCTACTTCAGACGACATCTCCAAAtgcgtatatgttgcaaactcggtttccaacctttCCATAATTCAAATGGCGCCTTTGGAACAACTTTGGTTGAAACTCAGTTTAAAATATACACTGCTGTTTTAAGAGCTTCAATCCACAAGGTCTCAGGAAGTTCGAAGTTATTTCTCATACTCTTAATAATGTccattaaattttgttttctactttCAACCATATCATTTTGTTCCGGAGAACCAGACATGTTATATTAGGCAACAAtctcattttcttgaagaaaattcGCAAATGGCTCAAGAGCTTGTCCATTTTCAGTGTGTCTACCATAATATTCATCACCTCTATTAGACCTCGCGATCTTAATTTGTTTATCACATTGTTTTTCtacttcagccttaaaaactTTAAATGTATCAAACGCTTCGTGCTTGTTATGAAGTaagtagatatacatgtatcgtcAGTAATCATAAATGAAATTGATGAAAAATTATGGACTTTGCATGTCCATGTTCGGACAAAATATATCTGTATGTATGATCTCTAACAATTTGGTTGTATCTCCCTTACCCAAGcaactactaaacagactaataagcatgcaaaattaaaatttaataacaacaattaaacagtgaaaaccaaataacttaatcatcttataACCTAAACGAATACAGAACAATAATCTAAGTCTTAGAcaataatacaaccatatcaaAAACATAATAATGCACGAGAATACGATAAACtaaataaaacctccactggatcaccaccgaaaagcCAACTGTTCTAGAACTGCCCTGGCCGTCCGAACCGTCCAAtctaagacctgccccgtggaatggggttcCCAATATGAAAAACAAGGATGTGAGCGataatcgcccaatacgagaatgtacgagtatacaaattgatatgatgcatgtgaaatgcaatatgctaGGATATCAAgaatcaagtcaagaatctcatgctcagtctagaggcacctgagtgtgtagtctttGATCttccctaggcatgttttggctcttacactcatcatcaagacgtggacctacaatgtctaggtcatcagagcccgcgggtcccgtcggacactgtatCTCTTGATAGCCCACCGTCCAcgatacagaatagggctgagcgtcctcaacaaacgaggtatatctcaaaagatatcaggcttaacatgatatgacatgcataatatgccaaagcagtaaaaacatgtatcatacaacagataaatatgcagcatataagtgtgtatattacgcttggatatctcagtcagtacatcacgtacctcactaaaacaatcttaTAGAAAACTTACTCGTCTGAACCTAGACAACACCAACAAAATGAAATCATTATCAAGTCAGATCTGAATTATCAGACATGCTTCGGAGTTCTTCCTAATGATCCTTAAATCACTATTTAAGGTTTTAGGATTATACATGCGTctgtcgtcagcccgctgatgacgACTCAATCCGCGTCCCAGTTCACCGACCTCTCCTCGATTCGACACTAGTTCTGAAACATCCCGACACCAAATTGCCCTAGAAAATGGCTAGAAAACATAAGGTATATGGCTAGAACTCTCTCTGAAGGAAGCATTgtaggaaacaaatgaaatcagcttccatttataggctgcatctaGACTAGTTCAGAAAATCTGAATGAATATTATCTGCCACAtatcagaatctcattcgtctagttggatttctcgagataatgTAATCTAAAGTGGATTGGAACGTCCATTTTAAATTCGGTGGATCATAATAAGTTGATCCCGAATTATCTATTCCTTAATAAGGCTTAATTAACAACTTTTTAGtcatctcttaattaatacttcattcaaaataaggattcgggtcattacattgATACTCCTCTTGGCACTCCTTTTGGATTTGTTGGTCTTCTTTCCTTAATGCAGTCCACACAATTCTTAAAAttagtaaaatctaaagtactaCGTACTTCATCATTTACTAATATCTTAGTCatctctatggagatgtgttCCAATATTTGGTGTCACAATATAGATGAATCCTCAATTATAAcgcatattttaatatatgcatgaacatgcatagtggttTTGGTATCATTTTgcaaagaaattgaaaaaagaccatcaatcattgtatcattctcaacaatatttgatttataaaataaatttatagaattattcaaaaaataaaatgagtATCCTAACGGTACAATActtgaaattgaaattaaatttctcGAAAAACTTGGAACATAAAATGTTTTCTCCAAAATCACGATCCAAAACTAACTTGCAAGTCTCTATATCATCCATATGTGAATGCATTTTGTTTCCCGAATAGATGATATGGTCATTTCCCACtggcttccttaggttttgcataccTTACAAGGTATTTGTGACATGAATTGTAAAACCAGAGCCAATCTaccttttattataaatatatttaaccaTATGAGATTCATAACAAACAAATGAAATAGAAATACATTTCTTCTCAAGCCAATCTTTAATTTTGGTGCAATCATTATACTTGTGTCTCTCCAGTCTTtttacaaaagaaaaacttgGATTCTTTTTTGATGTCAGGTCGAGgtgaaaattttcatttcccTTTTCCATTGACTTTGACTTGCTTCTTAGACTTTCCTTATGCGGCCagaaaaacattttcatttttctcCATCAACAtccttccttcctcttgaacacacattGTCATCAATTCATTGATTGACCATTTATCTTTATGTGTGTTGtaaaaaattttgaaggttcGATATTGTTGCGGAAGATTGCATAAAATGAAGTGCACAAGAAAGTTGTTAGACATTTTCACTCCTATAAGTTTTTTCAATTGAACCAATGTGTCCCTCATCTTAATGAAGTTCTGTCGCACACCTTTCACATTTGTGAACCTTAATGAAGAGAACTTCATTATTAGAGTGCTAGCAAGGGCCTTGTCTAAAGTTGCAAAttgtttatcaatttatttaa
This window of the Primulina huaijiensis isolate GDHJ02 chromosome 3, ASM1229523v2, whole genome shotgun sequence genome carries:
- the LOC140973626 gene encoding allene oxide synthase 3-like translates to MSSENPSKLPLKEIPGSYGLPFFGPIKDRLDYYYKEGTDEFFRARMKKYNSTVFRMNSPPGPFNAHDSKVIVILDAVSFPILFDTSKVEKRNIFTGTYMPSTHFNGGYRVCSYLDPSESKHEILKGFFLSLLGRLHKQIIPTFRSSVSRLFTDLETELSDKGQANFNTISDKMSFDLLFRLFANTSSYDTSVSGDGNTNLDKWLFFQLAPLVPLNLKFLPKFMEDFLLHTFPLPSFLVKSGYEKVRQAFNKAAKELLDEAEKDGISREEASHNLLFLTGFNAYGGTKILFPALLKYVGTGGSDLHKRLADEIRGVVKDEGGITLAGINKMSLAKSVVWEALRIEPPVTSQYGKAKEDITITSHDASYIVKKGEIIFGYQPIATKDPKIFVNPEEFVADRFVGDGEKLIKYVYWSNGRETDDPTSSDKQCPGKDMVVLFSRLMLVEFFLRYDTFKIEVGKLLLGSSVTFKSLTKAA
- the LOC140972220 gene encoding cold-regulated 413 plasma membrane protein 2-like, with the protein product MVGGKMSYMAMKTDYEAENALISSDLRELGNSLQQLANHAFLGGGLGFGTSFLKWVAFCAAVYLLILDRTNWKTNILTSLLIPYIFFSLPNWLFHLLRGEVGKWIAFIAVILRLFFPRRFPDWLELPAALILIIVVAPSLFADDIRGHWVGLVICLVIGCYLLQEHIQASGGFRNSFTRSNGISNSIGILLLFVYPVWALVLWFL